ATTCTCTTACAATCGAACAGAGAACTGCAGCGGCTTAACAACACGAAACGTTTTGCATTGAAATCTGTTAAAAACCCCGGGCCCACCACCGTAAGGACTGACACGGAAATGGCAAATGGCTAAAGTAGAAAACTTTCGAAATTGTCTCTTAGGGCCGTCAAAAGCCGtcgtacagtcttttcccgattaatatgaatttgaaatatttgtcagttcgtaaagttttgttttgtgttttttcgtttgtaatATGCTTCGTAACAAGGTAATAAGTATGAACGAAATACAAACGATGTCATAAAAAAAGTTCGTCTTACGCGATAATTGGAGTTACGCAAATTTCTCTGGGACATGTAATTAGCGTAattcgggaaaagactgtgcGCCCAAATGCGTGTCGATTCACTACGTGCAAAAAACagcataataaaatttaagtgTCACATACTTAGAAGAACTCTTACTTTACTCTCAGTTAGTATGTGGAAAAATCTCTTTTTTTGGTGACCAACGGCATTATTCCCAGCTTATGTTAAAACTAGTATGGCACataattatgaaatttttcattctGTTTACTTCCTTCTATTAGCTATTCATAGCATTATAACAAGGAAATATATGTTTGCTTGAATAATATTCATTTGTAATGGATTTAATCTGGCCCAGCTCAGaacaataaaatgcaaaaaggaCCTATTCCCCTTAGATCGAATCAATTTTTGATACATAATTGTCTCAAGAACCAAACATTCTGTAGTTAACTtgagaataataaataagACTGTTCTTCAATCTATAGTCCTTAAGATCTATTGTTAATCTTTAGGACCATAAGGGTACTCAACAAAATAATGACCTTCATAATTAAACTGGTTTTGTGTCTAACTAATTTTTGCGGAGAGTCattatatgaatctttagtcaAATGTCATTAGAATCATGAGtcaattgaaaaaatattcttgAATCCATCAATTATTAAGGTTGCTGAATCTTTATAATAGAAATTCTTGGAGGATGAATCTTCAGGATGGAGATTCAGAGCCATTTGTTCAGTTTATTGATTGATTCAAATTCTTCTAACATTGATCTAACCCTCAACATCACTATAATTAGTTTAAAATAGAATTGAACTAATGTACTAACCAAATACCAAGAATTAAGGCTAAGGACCAAAACATTGAACGAGAAAATACTGTTTTGGATGCAACAGAAGAAAGGAAGGATGATACCTTTGGAGGGAATATTTAACGCACTGAGAAGAATCATGAAAGCTTATTGAATCCAATTTCCAAAAGTGAACTGGACTTGGGGCCAAATACAATGGGACGACGCGCCGCAAGCAGTATAGAACGCAGAGCATGAGTCAGAATATggaattgtattttttctagTGGTGGATAATTTTACCATTACTGCTGCCTAGGGAGTTCTCGTGTTGGTTATCCAGATAATCAACCTCTTAAAAACGTTACTTGATGATGAAGTGGCATATCACAAAAAAGCGGAATACAAtctctatttttcttttcttgcaacaaacaaaatcctgCTAACGGAAAATGTGATATTTGATCTGCGCATACGCTTTCATTTGTATTGTGTTTCGATCTTTTATTCGCTTCTTTGTTAGCATTCCATTACATTGGTACAGCAAAACGTGTTACCAGGTATGTAGATTTTGCGGATCCTCttcctgtttatttttaacacctTCTTCCGCCCAAGTTCACAGTACAACAATTCAATGCATTTCATAAGTGAAGAAACATTTCCTTGCCTAATCGCAAACCAGGTCAAACAATTATGTTATGAAGGGTCAAAGTTAGGTAAAGTTTtgcaatgtgttgtttttttgcaaaaaggaaagaaggGGATGCGTGTTAAATTATTAGGCAGCGGCCTTGCGCGGCTTCGCCACCTGGCCCTCGCGGAATCCGTTGCGGAAACGACGACGCACCACCTTCAGGTAGCGCATGCGGCCAGTACCGGTGGTCCTTCTTCGCTTAGCCTTCTCCGACCAGTTATCTACAAAAGTAAgaggaaacgaaacataaacagACCAATTAGTCAATCTTATAAACTCTGGCAAACGCAAATTAGACTACGAAAGTTATGTGGTTTGTTATCCTATACTCTTAATGCAACGGTGATGATATGTATAAAGTAACATTCTGTTTTAGGATAGTAATATTCGACCACCGTTGAATGCGAGCATGATTGTTACACAAATGCCGAAATCTATTCGTGATGCACGAATTATTTCTAATATTGTAATTGTATTGTGGACGAACTGTTCAAATACTATAGAAAGTAATTGCGGTGTGTTCGGTCAATACCCAGAGATAGTAAACAAAATCATCTGTTATCCTATTATCTTAATGCAATAGTGATTAAGGGAACACCATTGCATCCTGTTTttagaataatattttatgctCATCGTTAATATTGACATGAATTTTTCATGTAAGTCAACAACCATTAGATAAGCAAACTAATCCTTTCAGTCGACACGATCTAATTTGTACAAATATCACATTCAAATCATCTTATTGCAGCATGTTCCTAGAGCCCCGTCAAAACTAAATCAGCATAAATATGGatttacttacatgatcggatCTTGGCTGCCGGGTAGCCACAACGCGAGCATGTATGCTTCTGAATATGGTAGGAGGATCTACCACAACGGCGGCACAACGTATGGGTTTTGTTGTGCCGCTTTCCAAAGCTGGAAGTACCCTTAGTCTGAAAGATGAAACAGAAAGTTGATCGTTgagtggtgtgtgtttgttgccgAATGCCGCGGAGCACATTATTCTAACACCGAGAACGGATTTCGGACGGTCACGGAAAAATACCAGGAAGTTGTTTCCGTGGCGATATATGCCGGGTAAGTGACAGTTAATCGTAGGGAAAGAGATGAATTGTGCACGTTTTTGTCACGAAATTGACTTCAAAGGAAGACCAATTCGTGCTACGCAAACATTAGTTACCATCGAGGAAAAGACTTCTGGGTGCCACGGGTAAAACTCGTGGCTTAACTATTCGACGCTACATGGGCAGCGGAGATTCTTTCATTCCTGTCCAGGAAATACACAACAGACAAACGTGTACAGTTACAAGTAGTTTCGGGATATTATTAACCATCACGATCCGGGCAGAATCACCATTAACGTCTCGTAATACGTGCTCGGCAGTTCAAGACTTTGAAACTTTTAGTTGCAGTACACCAAAAATCTAAAATACTAACCATCTTTGCTTCTACACAACACTATACAACCTGCCTTGAGAGGCACGCAGTACCGAAAGAAAGATTACAACCGGAACTTGCGATGACTCGAGTGACGGGCTGAGCGGCTCTTGACGTTTCTAGCCAGTCTTGCGTAAAGGTTTGATtttcaagcaaacaaaacagcggccgacgatttttattttaaatttaatgtgcACAACGGTACGTGTTGGTAAAACGACATCGATTCCGACACATGCTATTTCAAATGCGACGCGAGGCACAATCAATCTATTTTGCACTCCCAGTAGCAAAATCATCATTCATTCCACTTTTGAAAGATTAAATTCTTGGTTAGACAGAGTGAAAAAGCTTGACAATTTTACTATTGGGATATTAATTCTATATAAAAGCATGCAGTAAGATCGCATTGGACAAACTTGAGATATAGCCCTAGTTATGTGAATCACGAACTATCATTGTTTTTAATCAATTGTTCCTATTATGCggaaatgataaatttaaatttctaaaagaggaaaaacagGTAGAAATTATTCTGTGCATACCACTGTGTGCATCACGGTGGTCGAAGAGTACCAACCTAGCCATACGAAACCGGATGTAGCGTGGTTGTCATCGTTGGTACTGCTCTCTTGAAACTCTCTTTCCAGCACAAAGCTTCAATTCGTTAACACGTCTCGGAGCGCTAAAGGTAAGTTTTCGATTCCACGCTTCGCTCGATCActccttttgtgtgtttaataCGTTTGGGCGATCATGGCGATCTTCCACAATCAAGAAAGTCCAGCATCTTCTATCAATCCTATATGGCCGTTATTTAGTGCAGCCTTTATAACCTCTTTACGAGCAATAGAACGATACAAATGATAccatataatcttgtatcatCTTTCAGCTCAAGATGGGGCGACGTCCAGCGAGATGGTACGTATGAATAATCGTTTTACGCTTCGTGTTAGAAATTCCTAGACCGTTGTAATGGAGCGATCGAAATGCTAAGAAAATAAGGAGCAGCATAATTCCGGCCGGTGCACAGAGTGTTGATTCATCGTTCTCTTCCGAGCGTAAAACAACGTGTAGAATGTATCTCCATACATTCGACCAGCTTACCCGGGAGGGAGAACATATTCAAGTAATTAAGGGTGAGATTCATCCGATTTAATTTTCTGTAGGATGGCGTCTCAATATTGCTTGGAACATGATTTTTAAATAGTAATGAAACAAACTCTGTGCCTTTCCTTCGTTTCCTTCTAGTACTTCACTTTTATGTTGGATAATTATCTTTTAAACATTAACCGACTTGTGTATCTAGAAGGAAGAACATATGCAAGAAAAAAGGGTGAGAATCGTTCTGTATCATCAATAGAATGGTATCTCAATTTTGCTTGTAACATATAACGCAATCAgattgtaattaattattatatttgatcgatttATCACTTACTAGGCAAATGATGTAGAGCAAATATCCTTCCGAAATTAAACATCGTTAATGCATACAGTTCTGAGCATTGACTAGTGTTCGATTAGAAGGTAGAATAGATATCAAGAAAAAAGGGTGAGATTTCAGCCAGTATAACAAGGATTGAGATCTCAATTTTACTTGAAACAGATAACTTTCGAAGTTGTTCCCTTGCAACGGTTTGGTCTCTCACGCAACCATCAATCTCATTCTAACATGATATATCGTTTTCAAATCATTTCAGCTATCGTTACTGTAAAAACAAGCCATACCCGAAATCGCGCTTCTGTCGTGGTGTGCCGGACCCGAAGATCCGTATCTTCGATCTTGGCCGCAAGAAGGCGCCGGTGGAAGATTTTCCGCTATGTGTCCATCTCGTGTCGGACGAGTACGAACAGCTGAGCTCGGAAGCGCTCGAGGCTGGTCGTATTTGTTGCAACAAGTACCTGGTAAAATTCTGCGGTAAGGACCAGTTCCACATTCGCATGCGTCTGCATCCGTTCCATGTGATTCGcatcaacaaaatgttgtcatGTGCCGGAGCTGATAGGTAAGTGAATCTGCCATTATACATATAACTAAtgtataattgtttttaaactTGTCTATGATGATATCGCTATTATCAGAGCATTGGGTTATGAAGTTCACATGATTACCCTATTTACACGTTGACGATAACTGATGACTTGATACATCAAAATGCTAACCGCTACAAGATGACTTTTCGACTGATTGTATTAAATTGTGTTTCTCTCTCTACTTATACTAGGCTTCAGACAGGAATGCGTGGTGCTTTCGGTAAACCGCAGGGAACGGTTGCGCGCGTCCATATTGGTCAGCCGATTATGTCGGTGCGATCCAGCGATCGGTTCAAGGCGCAGGTGATCGAAGCGCTGCGTCGTGCCAAGTTCAAGTTCCCCGGTCGCCAGAAGATTTTCGTGTCGAAGAAATGGGGCTTCACCAAGTACGATCGCGATGAGTACCAGAAGCATAACGATGAGGGTCGCCTCGTCGCAGACGGATGCGGTGTGCAGTTCCGCAACGATCACGGACCACTGGCCAAATGGGAACAGCATCAACGCGACCGATTTGCCGCCTAAAACGGATTAACGAAAAGGgtgataatgaaatattggGTTGGGAAAAAGGAGATGTATGATGTGTGTTACCTTTCAACGGACGCTCTGCACGGCGAACACGAACATCGCGAAGCATGAAAATTCCCTTATTGTAAGCAGCTACTGGATACAATATACATGCTTCTGAGCGGgagaaaacaagtttttttctgttattgaACCAGCTGGACAAGGGAAGAAATAATTTTTGATAATGTAGTTCACCTCTTATCCCTTGAATGTCGATATTTGAATTTGGTTAACTAAACGAATAGACCTTTGACCAAATACAAGTGATTTGAACGTATCAGTGCTAAAATTCTAAGCACTTGTTTCCGGACATTGGTATTGGATTACCAATGTAGCAGAACTCCGCTACTATATCGATATCGTCGTCGTCAACTGATATACTGTTTCCCAGGTGGGCGCTATCAAGATTAGAGCCTCTTTTGTGCATTCATTCACAAACAAATCCTGGCTTCCGTTCATCCAGGAAGCTAATGAAATACTGTGTATATAAATACCAGTTATAGTATCTACGATTTTTATGTCGCAAAGCAGGGATGGTCTTATATACgaagattttgtttaattaattttagttATGGCAGCTCTTCGATGTACTGccgcagtggcggatctaacggtggccCCAAAGATCCCCCCCTCCCAACTCCGGTTGGAACCCCTAAACCCCTTTCGGGCAGAAATCCAACCATAATTCGTTGGCGGTAAAATTACGGACATGAAGGCTATTTCTTTGCGTAGTCTGGCCTGAGGTTTACCGTCAACACTCATGGATTATATATGAACTGCGAACAATAATGTTCGTTCTAAGCATTTTTCACTCCAGCACTGTGGTTATTTCGTTTTAACTGCGATTTCAAGTGCACTGACAACTCCCAACTGTCGTAACTGACAGCTTACAATGACGTCTCAATATGAGTTGTTTTGGATACGAAACAAATCACATCCATTCTCGTCGCAGTTTCTTCCGAACAAAGCGTCTGATCCTGAACGAATCTCTATCTATCAATCTGAAAAGGAAGCTGGAAGGCTGCCGTCATTGTCAAGATGGGTAAAATTTTCCTCGAACATATCAACGGCCAAAAGCTGTACAATTGTGCTGCCTGTGAGACCAATCTGACTAACAAGCGCGAGCTCATCAGTACTAGATTTACTGGGGCGACAGGTATGTGAAAAGAAGGTTTGCATCATGTCGTTTGGTTACCCCATGTACCTATTTTCCAGGTCGAGCGTATTTGTTCAAGCGTGTGGTCAACATTACATACTCCCAGGTGCAGGATCGCATCATGCTTACCGGACGCCATATGGTGCGGGACGTGATGTGCAAGAACTGCAAGGCAAAACTGGGCTGGATGTACGAATTCGCGACCGAGGAAACACAAAAGTAAGTTGTTCAGGTTCTGCTTGAGATGTCATACCTAATGCTTAACATGCATCAACACTTTCGCAGATACAAAGAGGGTCGTGTCATCCTGGAACACGCTCTAATCACCGAATCGGAAGGTTTCCCCGATGCTTAATGTAGGTTTCCCCGATGACTGACTTATATGAGCAGGATTGTTAGTATATCCTTGCTCCCACGTTGGTGATTATACATACCACTACGACATGTACGATAGAAACGCTACGAACTGCATAGTATATAAGATTATACTACTAGGTTAACATTAACCTGTATATACAGCAGCTCCCCGCTTTACGCTATATGCGATGTtttggaaatataaaaaaaagcagttcAAAGATAATCAAAGGAATTCTGAAAACGGCAGTTctaaaaacattgaaaaaaagaacaaatggaaaatttacttgttaaataaattatgaaaaaatatgaTAGACATGCGTATTCCTATTAGTTCCACGCAATTTTATCGCGAAATTTTCTGTGACCCCTTTTACATGTCATTATCGCATCTCTTCAACATGTAgtataaatgatttttctaAGGAAATTCGATATACGCTAAGGCGTTCGGTCGCAAACATTAGCGTAAAGCGGGAAATTGCTGTATATCCGATGGCGAGAATGGCACCTTCACTGGGACTCATTTATTCtatcaaataataaaatataaatgcaTCACCAGGATGGCGATGGCATATTATTTGCCACTCAGTTTCTGTGCCGCTGCAATAGCGTTTTCGTTCGCTAGCATCTGGAATTCTTGAAACCGCTGGGAGATGCGTTGGTTCATCTTGAGAAACTTTTCCATGCAATTCAGGGCGCACTTGTCCTGCAAGGTGTGGTTACCGTAAGTGCATATGTTCAAAGCAACTCCATTTCAACCATACGTAGAAGGACGCGGGATAATTACCTCCTTATCGCTCACCGTCCGTCCGGTAAACTCATTCACGCAATCGATGAAGCAGAGCTCGGACAGTTTGTTATACGAGAGCAAAAAGTCCGAAAACTGGCGTGccataagaaaaaaaccgtGAGTAGGAATCGGATTGCGTAATTTACACTGTGCATTGATACATACCGACTTTATTTGATCTTTATCTAGCTGATCGATGGTAATTTGAGTCGCCGCCATGCCCTTCGGATATTTGCTTTGCAGGTATATGTAATAACACCAAATCTGCGGCAATCAATATCGCTGGTGCCATGCGCATGAATGGAACCTGTCATGCCCATCGTTTTGACAATGGTAACAGGTTAACAGCGCTCTGCTGTCATGGCAAGTGAGAAACGCATCGAAAATCGAATGGACCTTGCTGCATTTTGAAATTCTTATCAATGGTTAATTTTCCGTATCGAAATCAACTCTGACAGTTTCTTTCAGACGAAGTATCTTTAGGGGTGTCCAACCGAAGTTGGGTcctacttttatttttccttccaactgctgggagttaggccccagacaactttgcttccctactaCATGATTACCAGCAGAAgaacttcctcgtcggagagcGGAGCGTTTACAAGCAGAAGGACTTTCTCGTCGAAAGTTGAACGATAACTAGCAGAAAAACTTCCTCGTTGGAGAGCGGAGCGATAACTAATTTTTGGTACGGACATGGTACCGTTTTTATACCAATATTTGTCCGTATGTTTTGGTAtgcgttcttttgttttccttgacATAATCGTTTCGATTCCCTGTCCTATCGTCCTAGCTttaccggttgtctagtttgggtttacctaggaacaaaggaCTCATTGTCATTTGGACTCATTGGATTATTCTTcttgtccaggcaaaacttcccaactagcaatttgtttagtaccctcttgtttgcctaggtggcgctttttcGTGTCTTGGCTAATTACGATTCTCTGGTCGCCACAAAGTTTATCTTACATGTCCTGAAaattggttttcttttgtttcatatcTACAAGGCACATTAACCACCAGGCCACTCCATGACCCACAATCCAACAAATGTTCTTTTGTGAATCTCTTTTACGTTCCTCGATGAAATATTCTTACAAAATCGAAAAGAGATTAACAGATGCGTGCACTATTTCGATAACGATGGGAATGTTGCTGGATGTCGATGCCAGTTCCCTCCCAGAGCATTGACTGGCTGCAACAAAGCATGGGGTGGCTACATTGGACTCTTTCTACAGcaacaaagcaacacaacGCACACTCGTTCTTGTTTGATACGTTCATAATACTTTGTCAAATTAAATACCAGCGCTCTTTATTTGCCGTCTGCGAGCCACTTAAACGCACCTATCAAATGGGTCTGTGTGTCTGCTGCTCGCAGGTAGAAGATGATAACACAATGCATCGTCACATCACGGATGGGCACTATTCCTTCACACTTAGACATATACTGCTGCCAACGACACTActgcaaaaggaaacataacTGATTACTGATTTTCCCTGTGGCATACCACACATAGCCCTGTTTTAAGTGTGAACTTCGCACCTTTCCTAACGAATTATTGGCCCTAAGATAGAACACATATTTCGAAACTTATTTGCATACTtctatgtatatatatatagataaGTCAGGTTTCTCTTTTACActttattgattttcattaTGTATAAAGGAGTTACGAGACCTAAGCATTCATTTCATGGTATGTTGGTTTCCTTTACTTCTTTGCATTATTCTGGCACCAACGTTTTATTCTGGCATATGAAATGCCGCATATACTCCTTTTCTCTACCGGGAGGATATGAGATTGTACCGTGACGCCTTAACTACACCTGCATTCAGCGCTACAAAATAGGGTGCCGCGATTACATCTTCGTTACGCCACAGCATCAGCGTGTTCAGTCGTACATTGTTATTTTACATTAAACGGTTTAACGTCATGCGCTACATatgttctaaactgtttcagcattgttttttgtgttacaAACTCCAGTTCATGGCTTATAGTAaatcggggttttttttaaagatgcTTGATTGTTACTTTTTACATTTGTCGTTTCAACACGTACTACTATACAGCGTTCGCTCACGAAACGCATTGTACACTCCCTGCTAAACTCACGCGTCTATCTAGTGTTCCTACCCGGCCTGGCTTAACCAAAACAGGGGGCTTACGATTCTAcatatttacatttatttttgaaatcaATATATCATACAACAATCATTGCACTCCTCTTCTATTGGCAATCCTGTCTGTCCACTTTTTTCGATTTAATCTAAACAGATACACATTATACTGATGCACAAGGTATACCTCACACGCCTATTTTACTCCACTTTATCCTACAGAAGCACTTATCATacttgtgttgtgttttttaatttagaaaacatgcaatagaagaaaaaaaaccattgcgtTAATGTTCGATCACGTATGAATAGACAGTGGTTGTCAGGTAGTAGTGTTGCAGTTTCAGCACAATCTGGGTGTTCTGAATGAATTTTTCTTACCTTCTGCAGAATGTTTAGCATAACATTCGCaccaatttgaaaataaaattaattgtaaTACAATGGGAAAAACACATCTGTTTTCTTTCTGAATGCTATATAAAAGTCAGTTACTATCAAGTTACGCGGAAAATGTACCGTATTTTCCCGTTAGCATCTAATACCAAGAGTACAGAGGACGTTGCGGTCCTACGACGATGAAAATGATTCCCTCTGGCTCGAAATTTCTAATATTTCTATTGAGAGGTTTAAGTAATTTTTTCTTAGTTTCACAGTATACAATGATGTTATAAAATCACTGTTTTGTTCAAATTCGAAATATCTAGACTCTGTGCGGTCAAATTAGCACTTTTTAAACCCAGGTTTCCCTAGTGTTCATAatggaataaacaaaacttattTGAATACTtatgaaaacatcatttaaaaacaAGAATGAATCTTATACACATGGAAATACGGTGTGTCTAGTAAGCCAGTTATGGCAGCAATTAACTAATAGAAGGTCGTTATGCCAAAAATATCGTTAACTAATATcacgaaaacaaacgatttcggaaaagtATTTCtatcacaacaaaaaatacatcagcACCCTAGATTTTCAGTGCTTGCAGAGACTATACTCTCGTCAAACAAATAGCTAAATAACTTAATAAAACCTTTTGTGTCACACAGAAAATAATCttggtaagcaaaaaaaaattattttatccaAAACTGCATCAACactaaccaaccaaccaatacatGCTAGTCAATTTGTAAAACTAAAATATATATCAAACTGTACAAGGTAATCCCTTCTGTATTGTGGGCACATAAAAGTGATCCGATGGAATAAAAACACTGCAATGGGTAAGGCTTTCTTCGGCATCCGTAGGTATGCGGGAACGTGTGCAAACCAATTCCTTTCACCTACTCACAAAATATAGCAGCCGTTGCGTCGGTGCCGGTAGTACCGGTTCGAACGATACCGGAGGTTTCACAGCCGTCCAGCTGACTCAGATAGTCGATGGCTTCCTTAGTTTGCCGTTTGTGTGCAGTACTTTCTGCGTCCGCCTGGGTAGCAAAGAAAttgaagaaggaaaaccaGAGAGTTTGTTTTAGGTGAATAAGCTTCATTCGATTGTAGCCTGCCTATGCATTTACTTACGTTGGTCGTAAGGTTCAGGAACTCGTAGTACCGACTGAGTGCTGCGACCATAcgcttgaagttgttgtttttcaaatGCATTCGGGCAATTTGTTCATAACCCTGTTCGCCCATTACGAGCTGACAGATTAGCATGCACACGTGACTGCCCATGTACGTGTGTTCCATGTGATGTTCTGCTTTTTGAATcactacaaaaaaatcacaaatgagagtataatataaatttaattataatataatttacaaaacaaagcttACGTTTTGTTTCCGCATCTTCTGCATCAACAGTACGCGCAGGAGTCTCCAATATAGCGTTCGTTTTTGCTTCCGCATGACTGGAATGGTCAAGGAATATAATAACGTATAAATGCAACCATCCTATATTTCGCTATCGCGTTAGTCTCACCTAGCCATCTCTTCCTGTTGTTCGAAATACTCGACTAGTGCTTTAATGCCACCACGATTCGTTTCGCTGTCCATGTAACACAGTACCTGCTGTCGGTTCTGTGGACTTGGTCGGGcaagatgcagcagcagcgttaACGCCAGCAGATGCAGATCAAATACGAACCGCTGCGGAACATACTCGGAAATTCGGAGCAACAGATGCATCGTAATGTTAATCACGTCCGGTTGCTTTCCTACCAGATGGGCACCTTGTGCTACGCGTGGAACAAGAAACGAACAGGTTAGGAATCGAACATAAcaagaaatatttcatacaGAGCTACTACTTACCTTCCTCGTTAAAAGCGTGCGTGAGTGTGATAAGCATGTGTAGCATCGGTTGGAGTAGCTCGCGCAACAGCACACCGATGCTTTCCTTTGGTGTTGCATCGTCCGTTGGATAGTGCATCAGATCCCGATCGACCTGCCGGTAGAGCCGTACCAGTATTTGTACTAGCAACCCGGACCGGTGCTC
This sequence is a window from Anopheles marshallii chromosome X, idAnoMarsDA_429_01, whole genome shotgun sequence. Protein-coding genes within it:
- the LOC128709836 gene encoding mitochondrial import inner membrane translocase subunit Tim9, whose protein sequence is MAATQITIDQLDKDQIKSFSDFLLSYNKLSELCFIDCVNEFTGRTVSDKEDKCALNCMEKFLKMNQRISQRFQEFQMLANENAIAAAQKLSGK
- the LOC128706749 gene encoding probable 60S ribosomal protein L37-A; protein product: MVNNIPKLLTKGTSSFGKRHNKTHTLCRRCGRSSYHIQKHTCSRCGYPAAKIRSYNWSEKAKRRRTTGTGRMRYLKVVRRRFRNGFREGQVAKPRKAAA
- the LOC128706856 gene encoding protein yippee, producing MGKIFLEHINGQKLYNCAACETNLTNKRELISTRFTGATGRAYLFKRVVNITYSQVQDRIMLTGRHMVRDVMCKNCKAKLGWMYEFATEETQKYKEGRVILEHALITESEGFPDA
- the LOC128708204 gene encoding 60S ribosomal protein L10; the protein is MGRRPARCYRYCKNKPYPKSRFCRGVPDPKIRIFDLGRKKAPVEDFPLCVHLVSDEYEQLSSEALEAGRICCNKYLVKFCGKDQFHIRMRLHPFHVIRINKMLSCAGADRLQTGMRGAFGKPQGTVARVHIGQPIMSVRSSDRFKAQVIEALRRAKFKFPGRQKIFVSKKWGFTKYDRDEYQKHNDEGRLVADGCGVQFRNDHGPLAKWEQHQRDRFAA